In a single window of the Candidatus Methylomirabilis sp. genome:
- a CDS encoding cbb3-type cytochrome c oxidase subunit I, producing the protein MSDTRGVAAAPAHAAEVHHEELGFWRTYIFSTDHKMIGRQFLFLGLFMMILGGLMALLVRWQLAWPETAVPGFGWVPEPYMYGGIIPPETYNMLFTMHATLMIFFVVMPILVGCFGNFLIPLMIGARDMAFPLLNMLSFWVGALSGLVILAGFFVPGGHAAGGWTSYAPLTAKAIYTGVDWGQNLWCISLIILGISSLMGSINYITTIINMRAPGMTWFRLPLTIWSLFVVAILLLLALPVLTAALAMLLFDRMVGTSFFLPAGGGEPLLWQHLFWFFGHPEVYILILPAMGITSEILPVFARKPVFGYRAMAFSMIGIAFLSWIVWGHHMFQSGMSPALGTSFMISTMVIAVPSAIKTFNWLGTLWGGSIRFTTPMLNALAFVSMFVIGGLSGIFMASTPVDMFIHDTYFIVAHLHYVLFGGSLFGVFAALNYWYPKM; encoded by the coding sequence ATGAGTGACACCAGAGGCGTGGCCGCCGCTCCCGCGCACGCCGCAGAGGTCCATCACGAGGAGCTGGGCTTCTGGCGGACGTACATCTTCTCGACCGATCACAAGATGATCGGCCGGCAGTTCCTCTTCCTGGGCCTTTTCATGATGATCCTGGGCGGGCTGATGGCCCTGCTCGTCCGTTGGCAGCTCGCCTGGCCCGAGACCGCCGTGCCCGGGTTCGGGTGGGTGCCGGAGCCCTACATGTACGGGGGGATCATCCCGCCCGAGACCTACAACATGCTCTTCACCATGCACGCCACCCTGATGATCTTCTTCGTCGTCATGCCCATCCTGGTGGGGTGCTTCGGCAACTTCCTCATCCCCCTGATGATCGGCGCCCGGGACATGGCGTTCCCGCTCCTGAACATGCTCTCCTTCTGGGTTGGCGCGCTCTCGGGGCTCGTGATCCTGGCCGGCTTCTTCGTTCCGGGCGGGCACGCGGCCGGCGGCTGGACCTCGTACGCGCCGCTCACCGCCAAGGCGATCTACACCGGCGTGGACTGGGGGCAGAACCTCTGGTGCATCAGCCTCATCATTCTCGGGATCTCCTCCCTGATGGGCTCGATCAACTATATCACCACGATCATCAACATGCGGGCGCCGGGGATGACCTGGTTCCGGTTGCCGCTCACCATCTGGTCCCTCTTCGTCGTGGCGATCCTGCTCCTGCTGGCGCTCCCGGTGCTGACCGCCGCCCTCGCGATGCTCCTCTTCGACCGGATGGTCGGGACCAGCTTCTTCCTCCCGGCCGGCGGGGGGGAGCCGCTGCTCTGGCAGCACCTCTTCTGGTTCTTCGGGCACCCGGAGGTCTACATCCTGATCCTCCCGGCCATGGGGATCACCTCGGAAATCCTGCCGGTCTTCGCCCGCAAGCCGGTCTTTGGCTACCGGGCCATGGCCTTCTCCATGATCGGGATCGCCTTCCTGTCGTGGATCGTGTGGGGCCACCACATGTTCCAGAGCGGGATGAGCCCGGCGCTCGGCACGAGCTTCATGATCTCGACGATGGTGATCGCGGTGCCCTCGGCCATCAAGACCTTCAACTGGCTCGGGACCCTCTGGGGCGGCTCGATCCGGTTCACCACTCCGATGCTCAACGCCCTGGCCTTCGTCTCCATGTTTGTCATCGGGGGCCTGAGCGGGATCTTCATGGCCTCGACGCCGGTGGACATGTTCATCCACGACACCTACTTCATCGTAGCGCACCTGCACTACGTCCTGTTCGGCGGAAGCCTGTTCGGCGTGTTCGCGGCGCTGAACTACTGGTACCCGAAGATGT